A part of Acropora palmata chromosome 6, jaAcrPala1.3, whole genome shotgun sequence genomic DNA contains:
- the LOC141884809 gene encoding uncharacterized protein LOC141884809 codes for MEDFELKGYNIAVKAFANRRLKGKHYSLLFVGSPKGKQDEVRKRLLKYGIKGEQLTVREFVKSRERRKELFCEVDMVIMPSKEEGFGLVALEALSAGLPILVGSNSGFARAMKNIPFGKYSTVANSEDPARWAEAIEDVRDRHGVVLVESEKLKEHYSKKYCWKKQCEELIARLWKIVYGMNVNEDVKTQRSDQQLPSASSEASYDSCSLHRSGTNDMENISATTENKQQVKNVGVFKGTSGPQAIAADYLVEQCSSVVPESVCQPAPKAMQQQSSIIEKGGITSGRGTRKKLSEEENKASPVHLPRRRRDMKIMITKLMEEKEEKEQVIKDKDFIIEHLYEKRERLSEWVGDLEGVLNKREQDLRFAKEELKNGKTSVSRLQNEVEKGQEKNSLLRSDLRGLRSELQDAQAERNTSEQQLNEKEVNFRVLQPNLGKEQQAKQRLEEELLQSKRTCVKLETGLENDRLLSQSNQQAVQTKEETIREQMRQLEQERELKLGLEERVRSLETEVDEERTRRVTTERELLEERNILQQTRENLIQERETYEQRIRENERTLVESERRLGELQSAVSVAEEALAEYRRLEPRDWIIGRDEVIISGKILGEGGWGMVYQGSFRGSQVAVKQLHDLILSPHNRRLFEREMSIASRCRHPNLLQFMGATNDDGNALFVTELLDTDVRKVLSQRSLHHEEIVCLVLDVAIALNYLHLNKPFPIIHRDISSSNVLLWRRDDRWRAKLSDYGAANFMRQCMTSNPGARIYAAPEALTSKQSPKVDVYSFGVLLCEMCIRELPDPQWIQEQIGLVRDAVLHELVRQCVMRAPDARPTMSNVITVLTQQVETLNAQGLVTLSGRTATL; via the exons ATGGAGGATTTTGAACTCAAAGGGTACAACATTGCTGTTAAAGCATTTGCCAATCGACGACTGAAGGGGAAACATTACTCTTTGCTTTTTGTGGGTTCACCTAAAGGCAAGCAGGATGAGGTCAGGAAAAGGCTTCTCAAGTACGGAATTAAAGGTGAACAGCTGACAGTGAGAGAGTTTGTAAAGAGCagagaaagaaggaaagagcTCTTTTGTGAAGTGGACATGGTCATCATGCCTTCAAAAGAAGAAGGATTTGGCCTTGTTGCCCTTGAAGCCCTGTCAGCTGGTTTACCAATTCTTGTAGGGAGTAACTCAGGATTTGCAAGAGCAATGAAGAACATTCCCTTTGGAAAATACAGCACAGTTGCCAATTCAGAAGATCCTGCTAGATGGGCTGAAGCAATTGAGGATGTTCGGGATAGACATGGAGTGGTCCTTgtagaaagtgaaaaactgaAAGAGCATTATAGCAAGAAGTACTGTTGGAAAAAACAGTGTGAAGAACTTATTGCCAGGTTATGGAAGATTGTTTATG ggatgaatgtaaatgaagatgtcaaaacacaaagatcAGACCAACAGTTGCCTTCAGCTTCATCAGAGGCATCTTATGACTCTTGTTCACTTCACAGAAGTGGTACTAATGATATGGAGAACATTTCAGcaacaactgaaaacaaacagcaagTAAAAAATGTTGGAG TTTTTAAAGGGACCTCTGGTCCTCAGGCCATAGCAGCGGATTACTTGGTTGAACAATGCTCAAGTGTAGTACCAGAATCAGTTTGTCAACCGGCTCCAAAAGCCATGCAACAGCAATCATCCATCATTGAGAAAGGTGGAATTACCTCAGGCAGAGGAACAA GAAAAAAGCTCAGCGAAGAAGAAAATAAGGCTTCTCCG GTACACCTTCCTAGGAGAAGAAGGGATATGAAAATTATGATTACAAAGCTAATGGaagagaaagaggaaaaagaacaAGTAATTAAGGACAAGGATTTCATCATTGAACATTTGTATGAGAAAAGAGAACGGCTTTCCGAATGGGTAGGAGATTTGGAGGGCGTTTTGAACAAAAGAGAGCAGGATTTACGGTTCGCGAAAGAAGAGTTGAAGAACGGAAAGACTTCTGTGAGTCGTTTGCAAAACGAGGTCGAGAAAGGGCAAGAGAAGAATTCGCTACTACGCAGCGATTTAAGAGGGTTGCGGAGTGAATTACAGGACGCCCAAGCAGAGCGCAATACATCGGAACAACAGCTAAACGAAAAGGAGGTTAATTTTCGAGTATTACAGCCAAATTTAGGCAAAGAGCAACAAGCGAAGCAAAGGCTGGAGGAGGAGTTACTTCAGTCTAAAAGAACCTGCGTGAAGTTAGAAACAGGCTTAGAAAATGACCGATTGTTGAGCCAGTCGAACCAGCAAGCCGTGCAAACAAAAGAGGAAactataagagagcaaatgcGTCAATTGGAGCAAGAGCGTGAGCTGAAATTAGGCTTAGAGGAGAGGGTACGAAGCTTAGAAACCGAAGTCGATGAAGAGAGAACCAGAAGGGTTACTACTGAACGAGAGCTGTTGgaggaaagaaacattttgcaacaaactCGAGAGAACCTCATACAAGAGCGCGAAACTTACGAGCAACGAATCCGTGAAAACGAGCGAACACTGGTCGAAAGCGAACGACGCCTTGGAGAATTGCAGTCTGCGGTCTCGGTGGCGGAAGAGGCCTTGGCCGAGTACCGGCGGCTAGAACCACGTGATTGGATTATTGGAAGAGATGAAGTGATCATCAGTGGAAAAATCTTAGGCGAAGGAGGATGGGGAATGGTATATCAAGGTAGTTTTCGTGGTTCTCAGGTTGCTGTTAAACAGCTTCACGACCTTATTCTTTCGCCGCATAATCGCAGACTTTTTGAACGAGAAATGAGCATCGCCTCACGCTGCCGGCATCCTAACCTCTTGCAGTTCATGGGCGCTACGAACGATGATGGAAATGCTTTGTTTGTGACGGAACTCCTCGACACCGACGTGCGGAAGGTTTTGAGCCAGCGTTCTTTGCATCACGAAGAGATTGTGTGCCTCGTATTGGACGTGGCCATAGCACTGAACTATCTGCATCTCAATAAACCATTTCCCATCATACATCGCGATATCAGCAGCTCCAATGTGTTGTTATGGAGACGGGATGACAGATGGAGAGCAAAGCTGTCCGATTATGGTGCTGCTAATTTCATGCGTCAGTGCATGACGTCTAATCCTGGAGCCAGAATCTATGCTGCACCGGAGGCCTTGACTTCAAAACAATCGCCAAAG GTCGATGTTTACAGTTTCGGTGTATTGTTGTGTGAGATGTGCATCAGGGAACTCCCAGACCCTCAGTGGATTCAAGAGCAGATAGGCCTGGTAAGGGACGCTGTGCTGCATGAGCTGGTAAGGCAATGCGTGATGAGAGCTCCTGATGCGAGACCAACCATGAGCAACGTCATAACAGTATTAACACAACAAGTCGAAACCTTAAACGCGCAGGGACTGGTGACGCTTAGCGGACGAACAGCTACTTTGTAG